A DNA window from Brassica napus cultivar Da-Ae chromosome C1, Da-Ae, whole genome shotgun sequence contains the following coding sequences:
- the LOC106377120 gene encoding protein SUPPRESSOR OF npr1-1, CONSTITUTIVE 1 isoform X1, producing the protein MSILLRLENRPEISGRGLRKPVRAKLMMINNGGWCEAKMTEHIANDVFNKLMKPSDDFSDFVGIKMVGIVGPSGIGKSTIGRALFSQLSSLFHHHAFVSYKSIKQWDDYSMKLYLDERLLSEISCQKGIKISHLGVAKQILNRKKVLIIVDDMDDLEVINTLVGQTRLVGSGSRIIVITQDRKLLKSQKIELIYEVDFPSYNLAMQMFCRSAFGENYPPYGFSELAVEVANLSGYLPLGLNVLGSSLKGMTKEEWVDMLPRLRNSLDGKIEKTLRVSYDGLDSKDQELFLYIACLFSGHEVNHIKYLLGDSVRIGLRVLADKSLIHITPSDKIEMHSLLQKLGTEIDRAESINNPGKRRFLREAEDICDVLTDNIGTESVLAMYLNMSEISEPLFIDENAFRGMRNLKFLNFYKNGWLRGTGKGKLYLPRGIVHFPRKLRLLHWDEYPSKCMPFCFKAEGLVELRMMNSQLEKLWEGTQLLGSLKKMNMSCSADLKEIPDLSKAINLEELNLEECTSLVTLPSSIRNLNKLWVLNMWGCSGLKILPADVNLKYLTILNLGRCSQLSTFPRITRKISELYLNETALKGDEDSSWIENICQLRILNWDGAPLSCMPPHFDPEYLHSFEMRGGRLQKLWERIKSLQSLWMMDLSGCESLVEIPDLSMATQLEFLKLKNCKSLVMLPSSFRNLNRLVSLNMDGCTMLEVLPTDVNLRNLQELDLSGCSKLRNFPQISTNIEYLYLDDTGIEEIPSWIEKMSHLRKLRMSRCKKLKNVSLNIFKLKYLEADFSDCGGITTMCDQLPGPHKASVAARIGIKSYLLGLTPLGFYNCFNLDRDAQELIIQSHSNGAVIPGGEVPMYFTHRACGRSLSILLSESSLSQEYMIVKTCIVVGPSSHPNGDFGVRWCFRGEKGVIRFGIKVASYEMDHLVLIGFDLRIKEVDNPASELNNNNVLLLEFYNANYDEYFGECSCSSFSHTENCTLVRIKGCGARIIHISEIDYQDSDEKSAEENDEESDEESNRSKKKMRMTVPTSQEHSNSLYIQTVVNSRLLAQNLELSLGLAGAYGEVSSGSKVSSPSRNFHDDGAASFDPCLRRESLHFEPMIIEQQDRGLSNEDPSFSPQLIDFFT; encoded by the exons ATGTCGATCCTTCTGAGGTTAGAAAACAGACCGGAGATTTCGGGGCGAGGTTTGAGAAAACCTGTAAGGGCAAAACTGATGATGATAAACAACGGt GGTTGGTGCGAAGCAAAAATGACTGAACATATAGCTAATGATGTGTTCAATAAACTTATGAAACCATCAGATGATTTTAGTGACTTTGTGGGGATTAAAATGGTAGGGATTGTGGGGCCTTCAGGGATAGGTAAGAGTACCATAGGAAGAGCTCTTTTTAGTCAACTCTCTAGCCTATTCCACCACCATGCTTTTGTCTCTTACAAGAGTATAAAACAGTGGGATGACTATAGCATGAAGTTGTATTTGGATGAACGACTTCTGTCGGAAATTTCATGTCAAAAGGGCAtaaagatatcccacttaggtGTAGCAAAACAAATTCTAAACCGAAAGAAAGTTCTTATCATCGTTGATGATATGGATGATCTTGAAGTAATAAATACATTGGTGGGGCAAACTAGATTGGTTGGATCGGGTAGCAGAATTATTGTTATAACTCAAGATAGGAAACTTCTTAAGTCTCAAAAGATTGAGCTTATTTATGAGGTGGATTTCCCATCGTACAATCTTGCTATGCAGATGTTCTGTCGATCTGCGTTTGGGGAAAACTATCCGCCTTACGGTTTTTCTGAACTTGCAGTTGAAGTTGCCAATCTTTCAGGTTATCTTCCTTTAGGTCTAAATGTCTTGGGTTCGTCTTTGAAAGGGATGACGAAGGAGGAGTGGGTGGATATGTTACCTAGACTCCGAAATAGTTTGGACGGGAAAATCGAGAAAACACTAAGAGTTAGCTATGATGGGTTAGATAGCAAAGATCAAGAGTTGTTTCTTTATATTGCATGCTTATTCAGTGGTCACGAAGTCAATCACATAAAATACTTGCTTGGAGACAGTGTCAGAATTGGGCTTAGAGTACTGGCTGACAAGTCCCTCATACATATAACACCATCAGACAAGATTGAAATGCATAGTTTGTTACAGAAGTTAGGTACAGAAATTGATCGTGCAGAGTCCATCAACAACCCTGGAAAACGTCGGTTCTTGAGGGAAGCTGAGGATATATGTGATGTACTTACCGATAATATT GGTACAGAGAGTGTTCTAGCCATGTATTTGAACATGTCAGAAATCAGCGAGCCTTTGTTTATAGATGAAAATGCATTTCGAGGAATGCGTAATctcaaatttctaaatttttacaaaaacgGGTGGTTAAGAGGGACTGGTAAAGGTAAACTGTATTTACCTCGAGGCATTGTTcattttcctcgtaaactcaGATTGCTACATTGGGATGAATATCCATCCAAGTGTATGCCTTTTTGTTTTAAGGCGGAGGGCCTCGTTGAACTCAGAATGATGAATAGTCAGCTTGAGAAGCTGTGGGAAGGAACTCAG CTTCTTGGAAGCCTCAAGAAGATGAATATGAGTTGTTCTGCAGATTTGAAAGAGATTCCAGATCTTTCAAAAGCCATAAATCTCGAGGAATTAAATCTTGAGGAATGCACATCTTTGGTGACACTTCCTTCCTCAATTCGGAATCTCAATAAACTGTGGGTGTTAAACATGTGGGGATGCTCAGGGCTTAAGATTCTGCCAGCTGATGTCAACTTGAAATATCTTACAATCCTCAATCTCGGAAGATGCTCACAGTTGAGTACGTTTCCTCGGATAACAAGGAAAATTTCAGAGCTTTACCTAAATGAAACTGCACTAAAAGGAGATGAAGATAGTTCATGGATTGAGAACATCTGTCAACTTAGGATACTCAACTGGGATGGTGCTCCATTGAGTTGTATGCCTCCTCACTTCGACCCAGAATATCTCCATAGCTTTGAAATGAGAGGCGGCAGACTTCAGAAGTTATGGGAAAGAATCAAG tCGCTTCAAAGTCTCTGGATGATGGATTTGTCAGGATGTGAAAGCCTGGTTGAAATTCCAGATCTTTCAATGGCCACCCAACTTGAGTTTTTGAAACTCAAAAATTGCAAAAGTTTGGTGATGCTTCCTTCTTCATTTAGGAATCTCAACAGACTGGTGAGCTTGAACATGGACGGATGTACAATGCTTGAGGTCCTACCAACCGACGTCAACTTGAGAAATCTTCAAGAGCTCGATCTCAGTGGATGCTCAAAGTTGAGAAATTTTCCGCAGATTTCAACCAACATTGAATATCTCTATCTAGATGACACCGGGATTGAAGAAATTCCTTCCTGGATTGAGAAGATGTCACATCTCAGAAAACTAAGGATGTCTCGATGCAAGAAGTTAAAAAACGTCtccctaaatatttttaaactgaaATATCTCGAGGCAGATTTTTCAGACTGTGGAGGAATCACAACAATGTGTGATCAGTTACCAGGGCCCCACAAGGCTTCCGTTGCTGCTAGAATCGGCATTAAATCTTATCTTCTAGGTCTGACTCCTCTCGGGTTCTATAATTGCTTCAATCTGGATAGAGATGCACAGGAACTCATAATACAGTCACACTCAAACGGTGCCGTTATACCAGGCGGAGAAGtgcctatgtatttcacacatCGAGCTTGTGGTCGGTCCCTAAGTATCCTTTTGTCTGAGAGCTCTCTTTCTCAAGAATATATGATAGTTAAAACTTGCATCGTGGTTGGACCTTCAAGTCACCCCAACGGAGACTTTGGAGTTCGTTGGTGCTTTCGAGGCGAAAAAGGTGTGATTCGTTTTGGAATTAAAGTGGCGTCGTACGAGATGGATCATCTGGTTTTGATTGGCTTTGATTTACGAATAAAAGAAGTGGATAACCCGGCATCTGAATTGAACAACAACAACGTTCTACTGCTTGAGTTTTACAACGCCAATTATGATGAATATTTTGGGGAGTGTTCCTGCAGCAGCTTTAGCCACACAGAAAATTGTACCCTGGTAAGGATAAAAGGATGCGGTGCACGAATCATTCATATCTCAGAAATAGACTACCAAGACAGTGACGAAAAAAGTGCTGAAGAGAATGATGAAGAAAGTGATGAAGAGAGTAATagaagcaagaagaagatgCGG ATGACAGTTCCAACATCTCAAGAACATTCCAACTCTCTTTATATCCAAACTGTTGTGAATTCCAGACTACTGGCTCAGAATTTGGAGCTTTCCTTGGGGCTGGCTGGAGCATATGGTGAGGTATCTTCTGGAAGCAAAGTGTcctcgccttcaaggaacttcCATGATGATGGAGCAGCTTCTTTTGACCCGTGTCTTCGCAGAGAATCTTTGCATTTTGAACCGATGATAATCGAGCAACAAGACAGAGGTCTATCCAACGAGGATCCTTCATTTTCTCCACAGCTTATAGACTTTTTTACTTAG
- the LOC106377120 gene encoding protein SUPPRESSOR OF npr1-1, CONSTITUTIVE 1 isoform X2 → MTEHIANDVFNKLMKPSDDFSDFVGIKMVGIVGPSGIGKSTIGRALFSQLSSLFHHHAFVSYKSIKQWDDYSMKLYLDERLLSEISCQKGIKISHLGVAKQILNRKKVLIIVDDMDDLEVINTLVGQTRLVGSGSRIIVITQDRKLLKSQKIELIYEVDFPSYNLAMQMFCRSAFGENYPPYGFSELAVEVANLSGYLPLGLNVLGSSLKGMTKEEWVDMLPRLRNSLDGKIEKTLRVSYDGLDSKDQELFLYIACLFSGHEVNHIKYLLGDSVRIGLRVLADKSLIHITPSDKIEMHSLLQKLGTEIDRAESINNPGKRRFLREAEDICDVLTDNIGTESVLAMYLNMSEISEPLFIDENAFRGMRNLKFLNFYKNGWLRGTGKGKLYLPRGIVHFPRKLRLLHWDEYPSKCMPFCFKAEGLVELRMMNSQLEKLWEGTQLLGSLKKMNMSCSADLKEIPDLSKAINLEELNLEECTSLVTLPSSIRNLNKLWVLNMWGCSGLKILPADVNLKYLTILNLGRCSQLSTFPRITRKISELYLNETALKGDEDSSWIENICQLRILNWDGAPLSCMPPHFDPEYLHSFEMRGGRLQKLWERIKSLQSLWMMDLSGCESLVEIPDLSMATQLEFLKLKNCKSLVMLPSSFRNLNRLVSLNMDGCTMLEVLPTDVNLRNLQELDLSGCSKLRNFPQISTNIEYLYLDDTGIEEIPSWIEKMSHLRKLRMSRCKKLKNVSLNIFKLKYLEADFSDCGGITTMCDQLPGPHKASVAARIGIKSYLLGLTPLGFYNCFNLDRDAQELIIQSHSNGAVIPGGEVPMYFTHRACGRSLSILLSESSLSQEYMIVKTCIVVGPSSHPNGDFGVRWCFRGEKGVIRFGIKVASYEMDHLVLIGFDLRIKEVDNPASELNNNNVLLLEFYNANYDEYFGECSCSSFSHTENCTLVRIKGCGARIIHISEIDYQDSDEKSAEENDEESDEESNRSKKKMRMTVPTSQEHSNSLYIQTVVNSRLLAQNLELSLGLAGAYGEVSSGSKVSSPSRNFHDDGAASFDPCLRRESLHFEPMIIEQQDRGLSNEDPSFSPQLIDFFT, encoded by the exons ATGACTGAACATATAGCTAATGATGTGTTCAATAAACTTATGAAACCATCAGATGATTTTAGTGACTTTGTGGGGATTAAAATGGTAGGGATTGTGGGGCCTTCAGGGATAGGTAAGAGTACCATAGGAAGAGCTCTTTTTAGTCAACTCTCTAGCCTATTCCACCACCATGCTTTTGTCTCTTACAAGAGTATAAAACAGTGGGATGACTATAGCATGAAGTTGTATTTGGATGAACGACTTCTGTCGGAAATTTCATGTCAAAAGGGCAtaaagatatcccacttaggtGTAGCAAAACAAATTCTAAACCGAAAGAAAGTTCTTATCATCGTTGATGATATGGATGATCTTGAAGTAATAAATACATTGGTGGGGCAAACTAGATTGGTTGGATCGGGTAGCAGAATTATTGTTATAACTCAAGATAGGAAACTTCTTAAGTCTCAAAAGATTGAGCTTATTTATGAGGTGGATTTCCCATCGTACAATCTTGCTATGCAGATGTTCTGTCGATCTGCGTTTGGGGAAAACTATCCGCCTTACGGTTTTTCTGAACTTGCAGTTGAAGTTGCCAATCTTTCAGGTTATCTTCCTTTAGGTCTAAATGTCTTGGGTTCGTCTTTGAAAGGGATGACGAAGGAGGAGTGGGTGGATATGTTACCTAGACTCCGAAATAGTTTGGACGGGAAAATCGAGAAAACACTAAGAGTTAGCTATGATGGGTTAGATAGCAAAGATCAAGAGTTGTTTCTTTATATTGCATGCTTATTCAGTGGTCACGAAGTCAATCACATAAAATACTTGCTTGGAGACAGTGTCAGAATTGGGCTTAGAGTACTGGCTGACAAGTCCCTCATACATATAACACCATCAGACAAGATTGAAATGCATAGTTTGTTACAGAAGTTAGGTACAGAAATTGATCGTGCAGAGTCCATCAACAACCCTGGAAAACGTCGGTTCTTGAGGGAAGCTGAGGATATATGTGATGTACTTACCGATAATATT GGTACAGAGAGTGTTCTAGCCATGTATTTGAACATGTCAGAAATCAGCGAGCCTTTGTTTATAGATGAAAATGCATTTCGAGGAATGCGTAATctcaaatttctaaatttttacaaaaacgGGTGGTTAAGAGGGACTGGTAAAGGTAAACTGTATTTACCTCGAGGCATTGTTcattttcctcgtaaactcaGATTGCTACATTGGGATGAATATCCATCCAAGTGTATGCCTTTTTGTTTTAAGGCGGAGGGCCTCGTTGAACTCAGAATGATGAATAGTCAGCTTGAGAAGCTGTGGGAAGGAACTCAG CTTCTTGGAAGCCTCAAGAAGATGAATATGAGTTGTTCTGCAGATTTGAAAGAGATTCCAGATCTTTCAAAAGCCATAAATCTCGAGGAATTAAATCTTGAGGAATGCACATCTTTGGTGACACTTCCTTCCTCAATTCGGAATCTCAATAAACTGTGGGTGTTAAACATGTGGGGATGCTCAGGGCTTAAGATTCTGCCAGCTGATGTCAACTTGAAATATCTTACAATCCTCAATCTCGGAAGATGCTCACAGTTGAGTACGTTTCCTCGGATAACAAGGAAAATTTCAGAGCTTTACCTAAATGAAACTGCACTAAAAGGAGATGAAGATAGTTCATGGATTGAGAACATCTGTCAACTTAGGATACTCAACTGGGATGGTGCTCCATTGAGTTGTATGCCTCCTCACTTCGACCCAGAATATCTCCATAGCTTTGAAATGAGAGGCGGCAGACTTCAGAAGTTATGGGAAAGAATCAAG tCGCTTCAAAGTCTCTGGATGATGGATTTGTCAGGATGTGAAAGCCTGGTTGAAATTCCAGATCTTTCAATGGCCACCCAACTTGAGTTTTTGAAACTCAAAAATTGCAAAAGTTTGGTGATGCTTCCTTCTTCATTTAGGAATCTCAACAGACTGGTGAGCTTGAACATGGACGGATGTACAATGCTTGAGGTCCTACCAACCGACGTCAACTTGAGAAATCTTCAAGAGCTCGATCTCAGTGGATGCTCAAAGTTGAGAAATTTTCCGCAGATTTCAACCAACATTGAATATCTCTATCTAGATGACACCGGGATTGAAGAAATTCCTTCCTGGATTGAGAAGATGTCACATCTCAGAAAACTAAGGATGTCTCGATGCAAGAAGTTAAAAAACGTCtccctaaatatttttaaactgaaATATCTCGAGGCAGATTTTTCAGACTGTGGAGGAATCACAACAATGTGTGATCAGTTACCAGGGCCCCACAAGGCTTCCGTTGCTGCTAGAATCGGCATTAAATCTTATCTTCTAGGTCTGACTCCTCTCGGGTTCTATAATTGCTTCAATCTGGATAGAGATGCACAGGAACTCATAATACAGTCACACTCAAACGGTGCCGTTATACCAGGCGGAGAAGtgcctatgtatttcacacatCGAGCTTGTGGTCGGTCCCTAAGTATCCTTTTGTCTGAGAGCTCTCTTTCTCAAGAATATATGATAGTTAAAACTTGCATCGTGGTTGGACCTTCAAGTCACCCCAACGGAGACTTTGGAGTTCGTTGGTGCTTTCGAGGCGAAAAAGGTGTGATTCGTTTTGGAATTAAAGTGGCGTCGTACGAGATGGATCATCTGGTTTTGATTGGCTTTGATTTACGAATAAAAGAAGTGGATAACCCGGCATCTGAATTGAACAACAACAACGTTCTACTGCTTGAGTTTTACAACGCCAATTATGATGAATATTTTGGGGAGTGTTCCTGCAGCAGCTTTAGCCACACAGAAAATTGTACCCTGGTAAGGATAAAAGGATGCGGTGCACGAATCATTCATATCTCAGAAATAGACTACCAAGACAGTGACGAAAAAAGTGCTGAAGAGAATGATGAAGAAAGTGATGAAGAGAGTAATagaagcaagaagaagatgCGG ATGACAGTTCCAACATCTCAAGAACATTCCAACTCTCTTTATATCCAAACTGTTGTGAATTCCAGACTACTGGCTCAGAATTTGGAGCTTTCCTTGGGGCTGGCTGGAGCATATGGTGAGGTATCTTCTGGAAGCAAAGTGTcctcgccttcaaggaacttcCATGATGATGGAGCAGCTTCTTTTGACCCGTGTCTTCGCAGAGAATCTTTGCATTTTGAACCGATGATAATCGAGCAACAAGACAGAGGTCTATCCAACGAGGATCCTTCATTTTCTCCACAGCTTATAGACTTTTTTACTTAG